Part of the Lutra lutra chromosome 4, mLutLut1.2, whole genome shotgun sequence genome is shown below.
AAACTCTGTCCCTTGAGAGCCCTGAAACTTTCATTGTTCCTTCCCTGTGTTATAGATCAACTCACACTGAGAAAGCCATCTTAATAAATAGGGCTTGCTCCACAGACAAGGCTAAGAACCCTGGAATGAAATAATGAGAGGACTTTGAAGACTAAATGATAGGTAAACACGAGAGGGAAACAGCCAAGAAGGTATTAGAGTATTTGAGCCCATTCCCAGAGCTGGTCTCTTTTCTCTACAACTGGCCCAGATTGTGGGGGTGGGTTGAGGCTAGAGTAGGAAGCAATGGCCAGATTGGGGAAGGGGGGGATCTTTTGGGTGATATTAAGGAATTTGACTTAATTTTggtgagaagggaaagggagggacgTGGTGGATTTGGGTTAGAAAGAGGATTTGGACCCAATGAGGGAATGAATGGGAGTTGGAAGGAAGAGCAAGACTGAAGGCAAGAGGGCCAGTTGGACAACTCATGTAGTAGAGGAAAGAGCCCATATCAGGTTACTGGCTGCAGGGAGGGTATCAGCTGAAAGGTCTGAGATCTGTTTAGGAGGTTGAATTGTTCAGGGAGACTGAGTAAATTGCataggtgaggaagagggagcagcaggacagCCTTCTGTGTTGACAGATCATTTGCTAACGAAGGGTACAGGAGAAAGACTGAGCCATGGGTTTACAAGTTCTTCCACTTCTgtgaagcagaaagaaacaagCAGTTATTCTCTACATTTTATTGTCAGGGAAACGGAAGCATGGGTGTGTGTGACTTGCCCCAAGTCCCAGTGCTCATGAAGAGTAGAGGTTGCCCAGAACCTAGGCTGCTGCCTCCAGACCCCAGCCCAGGAGTGAGCAGGCCTACTGGCTCACCCAAGGCTACCCTGTCACTTGCAGGAATCACTGAGATTCTGATGAACAGACCGAGTGCCCGCAATGCTTTGGGGAACGTCTTGGTCAGCCAGGTAAGAAAGGGCAGACaccagggtggggcgggggtgttgggctggggctgggctagGGGGTATCTGACAAGGTCTCCTCTGCAGCTGCTGGAAGCTCTGGCCCAGCTGCGGGAAGACCAGCAAGTGCGGTGTTCTGCTCTTCAGAAGTGGAGTGAAGGGTGTGTTCTGTGCAGGTGGGTTTCCTCCCCTGCCCGTACCTCTCCCTCTGGACTCATCAGGATACCCCCAGCCTACAGGGGGTCGAGGGCTGAGGTCAGCTCTAGCATAGGACTTATTATTCCCGTTTTCAGATGTGAACTCAAAAACTCAAAAGAGGTAAAATTCCTTGCTAGtattacacagctagtaagaggtaaaacagaattttaacttGGCCCCTCTGATCCCCAAATCCTTGTTCTTTCTGCTACACCATGCTTTGTTCTGACCCTTCactgaggaaatgaaggaaacCGAGTCCAGTGACATTCACAAGGTCTGTGGCCAAGATAGGACTCTGTGCCCCTTTGCCCATCCACAAGATCTCAGTCCCTATCACCATAGCTCTCCACTGCCCCTTGACGGTTTGGTTCTCACAAGAGGACAAGCACCATGAACTTCTGTCTCAAAGACTAGAAACATCCCATCCCACAAGAAGCAAGTGAGTGAGAGATATGCTGGGCTGAGCTAAGAACCCACTCTGGGGTGATTGGGGAAGGGTCAACAGTGGtcagtggggaggtgggaagaggcccctctgccttcttgtttcaacTCCCGTGCTGCAAATGAGTGTCTGTCTCGTGATCTATTTAGTGCCacgtttttcatgtttttgtgctTCTTGTGCTTTTGCTGTTCAAAATGGCACACAAGCATAGTGCCTGAAGTGCTGTCTAGTGTTCCTAAGTGCAAGAAGGGCATGATAGGGGCCAATACTCTGATCTCTGCTGGCGTCCCTGCGGCCGGCACCCCCCAGGAAGAAGGGAAGCTCGGGAGAGGAGACCAGCTTGCCTGTCACCCAGGTCCTCCACCTGCATTGCCTTGCATAAGACGTTCACTTGCATCAAGCTCGCCTGCACACCCCTCTCATCCGAGTTGGATCCAAAATTGCATCAGACCGGTTACTTTATCAATGTTAATCTTGCGCAGAGGCTAGGACTGGAGAGGTAATAGCAGTGACAGAAGTTAAGTAAGCTCACGAAGGCTCTACAGTATTTAATGGGGCCCAGAATGGTGTGTCTCAGTAATCCAAAGGGCATTTAAGACTAGTTTCAGATCTGCAGAAACTTTGATACTAC
Proteins encoded:
- the LOC125097392 gene encoding enoyl-CoA hydratase domain-containing protein 2, mitochondrial-like; its protein translation is MLRALTSALRLPGPWGPLRTRGCASHGATGDPEIQVRALTGRDQGITEILMNRPSARNALGNVLVSQLLEALAQLREDQQVRCSALQKWSEGCVLCRCELKNSKEVKFLASITQLVRGAATVECLFLVLVFFRSLVIRYARKLSLK